The following are from one region of the Prevotella sp. HUN102 genome:
- a CDS encoding STAS-like domain-containing protein — MCTININEVLNTKGNLPDAGKVLYEMLIKAINKGEKVTANMEEVSSLPSIFLNVSLGKIIDEYGIETLKKHIQFVKITKSQALRLKDYLERYN, encoded by the coding sequence ATGTGTACTATTAATATTAACGAGGTGTTAAACACCAAAGGCAACCTGCCTGATGCCGGAAAGGTGCTTTACGAAATGCTTATAAAAGCCATCAACAAAGGTGAAAAAGTAACGGCAAATATGGAAGAAGTGAGTTCCCTGCCTTCAATATTTCTTAATGTATCATTAGGAAAGATAATCGATGAATACGGAATTGAAACTTTAAAAAAGCATATCCAGTTCGTCAAGATTACAAAATCACAGGCTTTACGGCTAAAAGACTACTTGGAAAGATACAACTAA
- the hcp gene encoding hydroxylamine reductase encodes MAENKMFCFQCQETAKGTGCTIQGVCGKKADTSRWQDLLLGVTRGIGAIADALRSAGVATDRKVGDYIVESLFITITNANFDDQAILNKVDEGVALKKELLALAAANGVALPDYQEVKWSGEKADYEAEGYRTGVMRTENEDLRSLKELTVLGLKGMAAYYEHAARLDKRNDEIIAFIEKALSVVSDPDADMDTLLNTVLETGKYGVDVMALLDGANTSAYGNPELTKVNIGVGRNPGILISGHDLRDIEQLLEQTEGTGVDVYTHGEMLPAHYYPQLKKYKHLVGNYGNAWWKQKEEFATFNGPIVFTTNCIVPPAPNANYADRVYTTNAAGFPGWKHVKADADGRKDFSAIIEQAKTCQPPTAIEQGEIVGGFAHAQVFALADKVVEAVKTGAIRKFIVMSGCDGRQKSRNYYTEFAEQLPKDTVILTSGCAKFKYNKLNLGDINGIPRVLDAGQCNDSYSWAVVALKLKEIFGANDINELPIEFNIAWYEQKAVIVLLALLHLGIKNIHIGPTLPAFVSPGVLNVLVENFGLGGITTVEEDLKKMVG; translated from the coding sequence ATGGCAGAAAACAAAATGTTTTGTTTCCAGTGTCAGGAAACAGCTAAGGGCACAGGATGCACCATTCAGGGAGTTTGCGGAAAGAAGGCGGACACGAGCCGATGGCAGGACTTGCTGCTCGGAGTAACCCGTGGAATCGGTGCGATTGCCGACGCATTGCGCAGCGCAGGCGTGGCTACGGACCGGAAAGTGGGCGACTACATAGTGGAATCTCTCTTCATCACGATTACCAATGCAAACTTTGACGATCAGGCTATACTGAACAAGGTGGACGAAGGCGTTGCCCTGAAGAAGGAACTGCTCGCACTCGCTGCCGCAAACGGTGTGGCATTGCCTGATTATCAGGAAGTAAAATGGAGTGGGGAAAAGGCTGACTACGAGGCTGAAGGCTATCGCACGGGCGTTATGCGCACCGAGAACGAAGACCTCCGTTCGCTGAAGGAACTCACCGTGCTCGGTCTGAAGGGTATGGCTGCCTACTATGAGCACGCCGCACGTCTCGATAAGCGAAACGACGAAATCATTGCATTCATAGAGAAGGCACTCTCCGTTGTGTCCGATCCCGACGCCGATATGGACACGCTGCTGAACACCGTTCTCGAAACCGGCAAGTATGGCGTTGATGTGATGGCCCTGCTCGACGGCGCAAACACGTCGGCCTACGGCAATCCGGAGCTTACAAAGGTGAACATCGGCGTGGGCAGGAATCCGGGCATCCTGATTTCGGGCCACGACCTCCGCGACATTGAGCAGCTTCTGGAGCAGACCGAGGGCACCGGCGTGGACGTATATACGCACGGCGAAATGCTTCCGGCTCACTACTATCCACAGTTGAAGAAGTACAAGCACCTCGTAGGCAACTACGGCAACGCTTGGTGGAAGCAGAAGGAAGAATTCGCAACGTTCAACGGTCCGATTGTTTTCACCACGAACTGCATCGTTCCTCCGGCTCCAAATGCCAACTATGCCGACCGTGTATATACCACCAACGCCGCAGGTTTCCCGGGATGGAAGCACGTAAAGGCCGATGCCGACGGCCGGAAGGACTTCTCTGCCATCATAGAACAGGCTAAAACCTGTCAGCCTCCTACTGCCATTGAGCAGGGAGAAATCGTTGGAGGATTTGCCCACGCACAGGTATTTGCCCTTGCCGACAAGGTGGTTGAGGCCGTGAAGACCGGTGCCATCCGTAAGTTCATCGTGATGAGTGGCTGCGACGGTCGTCAGAAGAGCCGCAACTACTACACGGAGTTTGCAGAACAGTTGCCGAAGGACACCGTAATCCTCACGAGCGGCTGTGCGAAATTCAAGTACAACAAGCTGAATCTCGGCGACATCAACGGCATTCCACGCGTGCTCGATGCCGGACAGTGCAACGACTCATACTCTTGGGCGGTAGTTGCGCTGAAGCTGAAGGAAATCTTCGGCGCAAACGACATCAACGAACTTCCTATTGAGTTCAATATTGCTTGGTACGAGCAGAAGGCTGTCATCGTTCTTCTCGCCCTGCTGCATCTCGGCATCAAGAATATCCATATCGGTCCCACGCTCCCTGCCTTCGTTTCTCCCGGCGTGCTGAACGTACTGGTAGAGAACTTCGGTCTCGGCGGCATCACAACTGTTGAGGAAGACCTCAAGAAGATGGTGGGATAA